CGCGCTCGACGTGGCGGCCGACGTGGACGTGCTCGACGCCCTGGTGCTGCGGGGTGCCGACCTGGTGCGGATCGGCGAGGCCGGATGGCTGGAGAGCATCGGCGTGAACGCGGAGTTCTGGTCACGCATCGAGTGACCACCGGGGAAGAGACGCCGGGCGGGCGCGACATCCTTCGCGGCGCCGCCCGGCGCCGAGGCCGTGGGAACCGGGCCGGATCCGCAGGGCCCGGTCCTGGCCTCGCCGGACACCCCCCGCGGTGTCCCGGCCGACGCCAACGCTAGGCAGGTACCGATCGGTCGGCATGCCCCACCTTGGGGGGACACCGGATGTCAGTCGTCGCGCGGCCCCTCGGCCTCGTGCAGCAGGCCGTCTTCCACGGCCCGGCGGTGCAGGGCGATCTTCGTGCGCGCCTCCCGCCCGGCGTGGGCATATTTCTCCCGCACCCGGGTGAGGTAGGTCTTGGCCGTCTCTACCGAGATGTCCAGTTGCCGGGCAACGGTTTTCAGCGGCAGACCGGAGGCGTAGAGCACCAGGGCCCGACGCTCCTGAGGGCTCAGCGCCGGACCGGGTTCGCCCTGGTCGTCGGTCACCAGCATCGCCGCGAGAGCAGGCGTCACATGCCCCTCGCCCCGGGCCGCGGCCCGCACGGCATGCGCCATCTCGTCGGCGTTCTCGCTCTTCGGCACATAGCCCAGGGCCCCGGCCGACACGCACTCCCGCACCCGGCGGGGGTCGGAGAAGGTACTGATCACCACCACCGCGACGCCGGCCGCGGACAGCTCGACGATCTTCGCGCCGGCCGGTACGTCGTCGCCCAGGTCGATGTCGAGCAGCACCACGTCTACCGGAAACTGCTGATGCCGCACCAGTTCCCGGAATTCCGTGACGGCGATGACGACGTCCAGGTCGTCAGCCCGGGTCGTCAGCCAGGTGCTCAGCCCGTCGAGCATCAGCCGGTGGTCGTCGACGATCCCGACGCGGGTGCGCCGCACCGGGTGCTGCCGTGGAATCGGCGGCAGCCCAGCCAGCTCCAGCCTGTCGGAGTGCCGCACGTTCAGCTCCCCGGGCCGGGCCGATCGGCCGTCTTTCACCTGTCCCACCTGGTCTCGCTCGTCCACCCCGCCCTCACGTCCTCCCCCTCGGAAACAGTATGACCGCGGCCATCATGCCGACTGGAGAGTGCCGTCCGGGTCGGCCAGATCGGGAGAGTCTGCGCAGGTACCGCGGGTTCGGCCACGGCGCGTGATCACGGAACGGATTCCCCCGGACAGATGGGGCCGGACGGCTGACCCCCGGGACTTTCCGTAAAGCCTGATCCCTCAAAGGCGATGGAGGGGGGATTCCTCGTTCCCTCCTGGAGAGCACACGGTGGCCACGAACCTCGACGCGACGCCCCACCCCACGCCTCGTCCCCTTATCGCCGTCACCGTGGTCGGCGCCCTCGCCGTCGGGGCGCTGGCGCTGCTCGACGCCCCCTCCTATCTGCCCCTGGCCGCCGGAGCGGTGGTGGCCGTGCTCGGCGTCGTGCTCGGGCGCGGGCTCGACCGGTCGGTCTCCCGGCTGGAGACCGACGCCAGTACCGCCGCGCAGGCCCTGCGCCAGGGCCACCTGAACCTGGTCGCGGCCGACGACCGGCCGGTCAGCTCGTCGGTCGCCGGGCTGGGCAACACCCTGCGCCCCATCGGTGGCGCGGTCGACCTGCTGGTGATCGCCGGTCAGGAGATGGCCGAGGCCGGCGCCACGATCAGCGAGGGCGCGCAGGAGACCAGCGGCAACGCGAACCGGATCGCCGAGTCCGCCTCGGACGTCTCGCGCAACGTGGCCGCGATGGCCGCGGCCGGTGAGGAGATGCAGGCCGCGATCGCGGAGATCTCCCGCAGCGCGGCCCAGGCCGCCGAGACCGCTG
This genomic interval from Kineosporia corallincola contains the following:
- a CDS encoding response regulator transcription factor, coding for MDERDQVGQVKDGRSARPGELNVRHSDRLELAGLPPIPRQHPVRRTRVGIVDDHRLMLDGLSTWLTTRADDLDVVIAVTEFRELVRHQQFPVDVVLLDIDLGDDVPAGAKIVELSAAGVAVVVISTFSDPRRVRECVSAGALGYVPKSENADEMAHAVRAAARGEGHVTPALAAMLVTDDQGEPGPALSPQERRALVLYASGLPLKTVARQLDISVETAKTYLTRVREKYAHAGREARTKIALHRRAVEDGLLHEAEGPRDD